One genomic segment of Lysobacter sp. 5GHs7-4 includes these proteins:
- the pyrH gene encoding UMP kinase: MSQLACRRVLLKLSGEALMGDEDYGIDPKVIGRLAREVVEAQQAGAEVALVIGGGNIFRGAGLAAGGMDRVTGDQMGMLATVINALAMQDALEKLGAKARVMSAIKINDVCEDYIRRRAIRHLEKGRLVIFAAGTGNPFFTTDSGAALRAIEIGADLLLKATKVDGVYDKDPKKHSDAVRYDKLSYDQVIARDLQVMDTAAFALCRDSDLPLRIFDMSQPGVLLRILRGEHIGTLVQGRG, translated from the coding sequence ATGTCCCAGCTCGCCTGTCGCCGTGTCCTGCTCAAGTTGTCCGGCGAGGCGCTGATGGGGGACGAGGATTACGGCATCGACCCCAAGGTGATCGGCCGTCTGGCGCGCGAAGTGGTCGAGGCCCAGCAGGCCGGGGCCGAGGTCGCGCTGGTGATCGGCGGCGGCAACATCTTCCGCGGCGCCGGCCTGGCCGCCGGCGGCATGGACCGGGTCACCGGCGATCAGATGGGCATGCTGGCCACGGTGATCAACGCCCTGGCGATGCAGGACGCGCTGGAGAAACTCGGCGCCAAGGCGCGGGTGATGAGCGCGATCAAGATCAACGACGTCTGCGAGGACTACATCCGCCGGCGCGCGATCCGCCACCTGGAAAAAGGCCGTCTGGTGATCTTCGCCGCCGGCACCGGCAACCCCTTCTTCACCACCGACTCCGGCGCCGCGCTGCGCGCGATCGAGATCGGCGCCGACCTGCTGCTGAAGGCGACCAAGGTCGACGGCGTCTACGACAAAGACCCCAAGAAGCACAGCGACGCGGTCCGCTACGACAAGCTCAGCTACGACCAGGTGATCGCGCGCGACCTGCAGGTCATGGACACCGCCGCGTTCGCGCTGTGCCGCGACAGCGACCTGCCGCTGCGCATCTTCGACATGAGCCAGCCCGGCGTGCTGCTGCGCATTTTGCGCGGCGAACATATCGGCACGCTGGTGCAGGGGCGCGGCTAA